One Anabas testudineus chromosome 15, fAnaTes1.2, whole genome shotgun sequence genomic window carries:
- the znf318 gene encoding zinc finger protein 318 isoform X2 yields MYRGRPPPRGGYPPPFQGRGPPPPRPYPAPGYRDDRNRPKPQPPYHAGYHDHSHTDSHRRSPPRRRYPSPGSGSLRGGEHWSGGPPRESSPPSRGPIPLDHNLVITVGNELTGPPGLAPSSRHHDRDYHLRPEYERGRTPDRSRAKSLGRSKSRPRSHSRSPDRGRAKSRGRSKSRVRSKSRSPDQSRGRSKSRSPDRSRAKSRGRSKSRHHSRSRSQSRSRSRGRSRGRSYSKAANHARSKSRHRSHSRSQSRSRSCSVSSSSSSRSNSANKSKKEFKELQMARRRKELEEMLSLPTKSILKKRNGSEDSPSVRNLDSPSGLEGSNISRVADQLLQAVKGMEPDMVAAVLSELQSDPQMAHRPGLNSEIKEILNLLGGTGSKASIKTVDDIDDEERYLYGDSEESKPPPVAEPVRNHGLDLYSDVTEDTLYGDYPPPNPVVSQTYGLPRGTAPHLQAPPNRGEVDMQYESRPTISAGQNITVQVSNPAYPPGTEPLEESERQALEEYEKIQDLLKTIGLDLGVVEISKMAARTKERLHGNKPPPKTPSRRRRYSSGSSNGSCRGRRRRSSSSSSSISSRSRSHGRGGSWSSDDGPRKSAPPRSHKERDVKEMKTDRSEAALLPQTPDPSTLTPSQGVPIPTYPPSQVPSILPPNYPPPGYNQYGNYLPYMHQQWPPMYPPPSMNLPPRVGPEEFPPTLPYKQSYNKIAPELGVKASLKSLVQDVEKGSLKLSSHEQRVSEEQNNESQKQKVLEEREKLKQERDIRMKKKEYLMKELERLRKQQGELLRKKRREKDGHKDPLLQEISHLQEEVMSQISNLRKEHEAAEKKRSEIEKVALILGLSPSDRPRRTSKQAEEREEEFHPPPEKKKREPELSPESQQRSSGSTLKESSAAPSSSRASTDKTPVPSPAPLPNPIPEPFEYYDAGNHWCRNCNVTSGSMFDFFTHLHSKTHRKTLDLYNRPWASTATKIIKNIPSEEKLTKPAKGSEFLVPIRGFFCLLCKEFYGDAICAEEHVTTHAHNEKYKKQIYENPLYEQRRNLDRQAGLALEASGKKRKHEDDEKGSKDKEEKNKHKKEKKDKEKKKEADASAQMEESEVKKVEEEEKLKPGKKEEPFKIVKGQEEERPHYSKKDEDDKYKYSKKDDKYRYSRDEEERGKYSRRDEDDRYSRDEEHRYRYRRDYHERYDDRAKCGPRDDEDRYKYSKYSDSRSKYDRDQNEVKSKTEKETFNTTEPGKPEVGKPEPPPKPYDPSKIICGPSPAMRAKLRKQSLEAGKPAPVTTTTSFGKFMWKKKENLLAKEAEKVAAEFIKDDEAAASQQEPVSVEDSFAKSMAVAKEIAEKLAGQNTLPPPWVSSSANRGRIRPNLPAPAVVLRRTTMTGKPASLNTFLSIRPQNTGLLDPPPKDDPLFPDPLTKALNAQKALLETKPVPPDGPLETPAASKPEFYEAKSPSLVTGPAPVQVKPVPPVFKLETKSGLAEINPAPLVSKPDPVERKPAPSDVKSTQSTLVKIVSDVAAPGVPESEQTRTVFVKPPPFMNMGDGSQKSEKLKSNLAAAKAQDLFGIFYSSISQPGPPSITKPAANSRGNGSSAKKSPPPTPQPPKPQRQPQPQGQSQISIELHTSPQPNLNSSTSNSQFQPPSEGHKPDSTNSLPSTQNQCRHPTQVHISPQPDSSKSAQKKQSQSKLLNEDHTSPPLDSNVSPPSAQIQAPPPAEVRKPSTNQSPPSIQIQTQSPATVHISPQPDSKNTPSPSPQSNPKSGIQITSVWSLQPTQASAPVIAPSKTTLHTTPKTESHITSQTRPAEEEPKCHTQSQNSSQIPEVLQCEPQPSQDTQPHSQLEHYPETAPEPQPKPGPKTRGKTTPAKKTPPAPCPVRQTRYQTRRRQQQSQPEPEPELASGHSDSAVSDPKGLDTSDPRSGLQPEVGGPCEEEHQVEVTPETLGLPSDMTSLDFEYDFNFE; encoded by the exons ATGTACCGTGGTCGGCCTCCGCCGAGAGGAGGCTACCCGCCGCCTTTCCAAGGCCGAGGTCCTCCGCCTCCCAGGCCTTACCCGGCACCGGGTTATAGAGACGACAGGAACCGACCCAAGCCGCAGCCGCCCTACCATGCCGGATACCACGACCACAGTCACACGGACTCACACCGGCGCTCCCCGCCGCGCCGGAGGTATCCTTCTCCCGGGTCAGGAAGTCTGCGAGGCGGAGAGCACTGGTCCGGTGGTCCGCCGAGAGAG AGCTCTCCACCATCACGTGGGCCGATTCCACTTGACCACAACCTGGTCATCACTGTGGGCAACGAGCTGACCGGACCACCTGGCCTCGCCCCTTCCTCGCGCCATCATGACCG AGACTACCATCTACGACCTGAGTATGAGCGGGGCCGGACTCCGGACCGCAGCCGTGCAAAGAGTCTGGGCCGGAGCAAGAGCCGACCTCGCAGTCATAGCCGGAGTCCAGACCGGGGCCGGGCCAAAAGTCGGGGCCGGAGCAAAAGCCGCGTGAGGAGCAAGAGCCGCAGTCCAGACCAGAGTCGGGGCCGCAGCAAGAGCCGCAGTCCAGACCGGAGTCGGGCCAAAAGTCGGGGCCGCAGCAAGAGTCGCCATCACAGCAGATCTAGATCCCAGTCCAGATCTCGATCCAGGGGACGTAGCAGAGGACGGAGCTACAGCAAAGCAGCGAATCACGCCCGCAGTAAGAGTCGGCACAGAAGTCACAGTCGAAGCCAGAGTCGGAGTCGCAGCTGCAGCGTAAGCAGCAGCTCAAGCAGCCGCAGCAACAGTGCCAATAAATCTAAGAAAGAGTTTAAAGAGCTGCAGATGGCTCGACGCCGGAAGGAACTGGAGGAGATGCTGAGTCTGCCGACAAAATCCATCCTGAAGAAACGCAACGGCTCCGAGGACTCGCCGTCTGTCAGG aACCTGGACTCTCCCAGCGGTCTGGAGGGCTCCAACATTTCTCGTGTGGCCGACCAGCTGCTTCAGGCGGTGAAAGGCATGGAGCCTGACATGGTGGCTGCCGtgctgtcagagctgcagtCCGACCCGCAGATGGCTCATCGTCCAGGTCTCAACAGTGAGATCAAAGAGATTCTGAACCTGCTGGGGGGCACAGGGTCCAAGGCTTCAATTAAGACTGTAGATGACATTGACGATGAAGAGAGGTACCTGTACGGAGACTCAGAAGAATCAAAGCCTCCACCAGTGGCAGAGCCGGTCCGAAACCATGGGCTTGATCTGTATTCAGACGTAACAGAGGATACGCTATATGGAGACTACCCTCCCCCGAACCCTGTCGTCAGCCAGACATATGGCTTACCACGAGGAACTGCCCCACACCTTCAGGCACCTCCCAACAGGGGGGAGGTGGACATGCAGTATGAGAGCCGGCCCACCATCTCTGCAGGTCAAAATATCACAGTACAAGTGTCGAACCCAGCTTACCCCCCAGGGACTGAGCCGCTGGAAGAGAGCGAGCGTCAGGCGTTGGAGGAATACGAAAAGATCCAGGATCTGCTGAAAACCATTGGGCTGGACCTGGGTGTGGTTGAGATCAGCAAGATGGCCGCCAGGACCAAAGAGCGTCTCCATGGAAACAAACCACCCCCAAAGACGCCATCGCGCCGCAGACGGTACTCGTCTGGCAGCTCCAACGGCAGCTGCCGGGGCCGCAGGAGAcgcagctccagctccagcagcagtaTCAGCAGCAGGAGCCGCAGCCATGGACGGGGGGGCAGCTGGAGCAGCGACGATGGCCCCAGGAAGTCGGCCCCACCCAGATCCCACAAAGAGAGAGACGtgaaagagatgaagacagacCGCAGTGAGGCAGCACTGCTGCCACAAACCCCAGACCCCAGCACCCTCACCCCTTCCCAAGGGGTGCCTATACCCACCTACCCCCCCTCACAGGTCCCCAGCATCTTGCCCCCTAACTACCCCCCACCGGGTTACAATCAGTATGGAAACTACCTGCCCTACATGCACCAGCAGTGGCCCCCCATGTACCCGCCGCCCAGCATGAACCTGCCCCCCCGGGTTGGTCCTGAGGAGTTCCCTCCCACGCTGCCATACAAACAGTCCTACAACAAGATAGCCCCTGAGCtaggggtcaaag CTTCGTTGAAAAGTTTGGTTCAGGATGTGGAGAAGGGAAGCTTGAAACTCAGCAGCCATGAGCAAAGAGTGTCGGAGGAGCAGAACAATGAGAGCCAGAAACAAAAG gttctagaggagagagagaagctgaagcAGGAGAGAGACATcaggatgaagaagaaggagTATCTGATGAAGGAGCTCGAGAGACTCAGGAAGCAACAAG GTGAGCTCCTGAGGAAGAAGCGAAGGGAGAAGGATGGCCACAAAGACCCTCTGCTGCAGGAGATCAGCCACCTGCAGGAAGAGGTCATGTCTCAAATCTCCAACCTCCGTAAGGAGCATGAGGCTGCCGAGAAGAAACGCAGTGAGATCGAAAAGGTGGCACTCATCCTTGGCCTGAGCCCATCCGACCGGCCTCGCAGGACCAGCAAACAGGCAGAGGAACGGGAGGAAGAATTTCATCCACCAccggagaagaagaaaagggagccAGAGTTGAGCCCTGAAAGCCAGCAGAGGTCCAGTGGCTCCACCCTAAAG gagAGCTCAGCAGCACCGTCATCCTCGAGAGCGTCAACTGACAAGACGCCAGTCCCCTCCCCTGCTCCTCTTCCCAACCCAATCCCAGAACCATTTGAATACTATGACGCTGGAAACCATTGGTGCCGAAACTGTAACGTCACCTCTGGTTCCATGTTTGATTTTTTCACGCACTTGCACAGCAAAACACATCGTAAG aCTCTTGACCTGTACAACCGACCCTGGGCTTCCACTGCCACCAAAATCATCAAGAACATACCCTCAGAAGAGAAACTGACTAAACCTGCCAAAG GTTCTGAGTTCCTGGTGCCGATCAGGGGATTCTTTTGCCTTCTGTGTAAAGAGTTTTATGGAGACGCCATCTGTGCAGAAGAGCACGTCACCACACATGCTCACAATGAGAAATACAAG AAACAAATATATGAGAATCCGCTATATGAACAGAGGAGGAATCTGGACCGCCAGGCAGGACTGGCCTTAGAGGCAAGTGGAAAGAAACGCAAACATGAGGACGACGAAAAAGGCAGCAAGGACAAGGaggaaaagaacaaacacaaaaaggagaaaaaggacaaggagaaaaagaaggaagcaGATGCTTCTGCTCAGATGGAGGAATCTGAGGTTAAAAaggtggaagaggaagaaaagctaAAACCTGGCAAAAAAGAGGAACCTTTTAAGATTGTGAAAGGTCAGGAAGAGGAGAGGCCTCATTACAGCAAGAAAGATGAGGATGACAAGTATAAATACAGCAAGAAGGATGATAAATACAGATAcagcagagatgaagaggagaggggcAAATATAGCAGAAGAGACGAGGATGACAGATACAGCAGAGACGAAGAACATCGGTACCGGTATCGTAGGGATTACCATGAAAGATACGACGACCGTGCCAAATGTGGCCCGAGAGACGACGAGGACagatataaatacagtaaatattcagATTCCAGATCCAAATATGACAGAGATCAAAATGAGGTTAAATCAAAGACTGAGAAGGAAACTTTTAATACTACTGAGCCAGGGAAACCAGAAGTCGGCAAACCTGAACCACCGCCAAAGCCCTATGACCCGTCCAAAATTATCTGTGGACCCAGTCCAGCTATGAGGGCCAAACTCCGGAAACAAAGCCTGGAAGCTGGCAAACCAGCACCTGTGACTACGACCACTTCATTCGGAAAGTTCAtgtggaagaagaaggagaattTGCTGGCAAAGGAGGCAGAAAAGGTGGCAGCCGAGTTCATTAAGGATGACGAAGCAGCTGCAAGCCAGCAAGAGCCGGTCTCAGTAGAGGATTCTTTTGCAAAGTCGATGGCTGTTGCCAAGGAAATCGCTGAGAAGCTGGCAGGACAGAACACCTTGCCTCCTCCCTGGGTGTCCAGTAGCGCCAACAGGGGAAGGATCCGACCAAATCTCCCAGCACCTGCTGTAGTACTGCGAAGAACAACCATGACGGGTAAACCTGCATCTTTGAATACCTTTCTCTCAATCAGACCCCAAAACACTGGTCTACTAGACCCTCCTCCAAAAGATGATCCACTATTCCCTGATCCTCTCACAAAGGCTCTAAATGCTCAGAAAGCACTGTTGGAAACTAAACCTGTACCACCAGATGGACCATTGGAGACTCCAGCTGCATCAAAGCCAGAGTTTTATGAGGCCAAATCTCCTTCACTGGTCACTGGACCTGCCCCAGTTCAGGTTAAACCTGTGCCACCAGTTTTTAAACTTGAGACAAAGTCTGGACTGGCTGAGATCAATCCAGCCCCACTGGTTTCTAAACCTGACCCAGTTGAGAGAAAGCCTGCTCCATCTGATGTTAAATCAACACAATCAACACTGGTAAAGATTGTCTCTGATGTGGCAGCTCCCGGCGTTCCAGAGAGTGAGCAGACTCGCACAGTATTTGTCAAGCCTCCACCATTCATGAACATGGGTGATGGAAGTCAGAAATCTGAGAAACTGAAGAGTAACCTGGCTGCAGCAAAAGCCCAGGATTTATTTGGCATCTTCTACAGTAGCATAAGTCAGCCAGGTCCCCCCTCCATCACCAAACCAGCAGCAAATTCCAGAGGTAACGGGAGTAGTGCAAAAAAAAGTCCACCTCCAACCCCACAACCACCAAAACCACAACGTCAGCCCCAACCCCAAGGGCAGTCCCAAATTTCAATTGAACTTCATACTTCTCCACAACCAAACTTGAACAGTTCCACATCTAATTCCCAATTCCAACCCCCATCTGAGGGTCATAAACCAGACTCTACAAATTCTCTCCCAAGTACCCAAAACCAGTGCAGACACCCAACTCAGGTCCATATATCTCCACAACCAGACTCCAGCAAgtcagcacaaaaaaaacaatctcaGTCCAAACTTTTAAATGAAGACCATACATCTCCACCACTAGATTCAAACGTTTCCCCACCAAGTGCGCAAATCCAGGCCCCACCTCCAGCTGAGGTCCGTAAACCATCCACTAACCAATCCCCACCCAGTATTCAAATCCAGACCCAATCTCCAGCTACTGTCCATATATCTCCACAGCCAGACTCCAAAAATACCCCATCACCAAGTCCCCAATCCAATCCCAAATCTGGCATTCAGATTACATCAGTTTGGTCCTTGCAACCTACCCAAGCCTCAGCACCTGTGATTGCTCCATCCAAAACTACTTTACACACAAC ACCTAAAACAGAATCACATATTACCTCACAGACCAGGCCTGCAGAGGAAGAACCAAAATGTCATACTCAGTCCCAGAATAGTTCTCAAATCCCAGAAGTGTTACAGTGTGAACCGCAACCAAGCCAGGACACCCAGCCACATTCTCAACTAGAGCATTATCCTGAAACAGCTCCAGAACCACAACCCAAACCAGGCCCTAAAACCAGAGGCAAGACAACTCCAGCAAAGAAAACTCCTCCTGCCCCCTGCCCTGTCCGACAAACCAGATACCAGACCAGGCGTCGGCAGCAACAGAGCCAGCCAGAGCCAGAACCTGAGCTTGCTTCAGGACACTCTGACTCAGCAGTTTCGGATCCCAAAGGCCTAGACACATCAGATCCCAGATCTGGGTTACAGCCAGAGGTGGGGGGACCCTGCGAGGAAGAGCATCAGGTGGAGGTCACTCCTGAAACCCTGGGCCTCCCCTCTGACATGACCTCCCTGGACTTTGAGTATGATTTTAATTTTGAGTAG